A window of the Radiobacillus deserti genome harbors these coding sequences:
- a CDS encoding YdcF family protein: MKKLLLRLAFTILVILLIFISYSAYSIWSFSKKVQLVKTDVAVVLGAAAWGDEPSPVLRERINHSIWLYKNDYVDKIIFTGGKGKDDTYAESEVAKDYAIKNNVRSEDILIETKSKITEENLKYAYEIANENNFHTFTIVSDPLHMKRAILMAENTGMDAYTSPTTSSVYETWNSKVPFFFRELFFYIGYIFSLPFR; this comes from the coding sequence TTGAAAAAACTATTGCTAAGATTAGCTTTTACTATACTAGTAATTTTACTTATTTTCATAAGTTATTCAGCGTATAGTATTTGGTCTTTTAGTAAAAAAGTACAATTAGTAAAAACGGATGTGGCTGTAGTGCTTGGAGCTGCAGCTTGGGGTGATGAGCCATCGCCTGTTTTGCGTGAGAGAATTAATCATTCCATCTGGCTTTATAAGAATGATTACGTAGACAAAATTATCTTTACGGGTGGAAAGGGTAAAGACGATACGTATGCAGAATCCGAGGTTGCAAAGGATTATGCTATCAAAAACAATGTTAGATCTGAGGATATTCTGATTGAAACGAAATCAAAAATTACAGAAGAAAATCTTAAATACGCATATGAAATTGCAAATGAGAACAACTTCCATACATTTACTATTGTAAGTGATCCATTACATATGAAAAGAGCAATCTTAATGGCAGAAAATACTGGAATGGATGCATATACATCACCGACCACAAGCTCCGTATATGAGACGTGGAATAGTAAAGTACCATTCTTTTTTCGAGAGTTGTTTTTCTATATTGGTTATATTTTTAGTTTACCATTTAGGTAG
- a CDS encoding DUF3841 domain-containing protein has protein sequence MTVEVPDNKVLLSNFDAWHCVLNDWFCSMTNEEDELFVQGKLNITKEQSWERIFDIEKIRKSELCKKLFAKWYSISIGTIG, from the coding sequence TTGACTGTTGAAGTCCCAGATAATAAAGTCCTCCTATCTAATTTTGATGCTTGGCATTGTGTTTTAAATGACTGGTTTTGCTCGATGACAAATGAAGAAGACGAATTATTTGTACAAGGCAAATTAAATATCACAAAAGAACAAAGCTGGGAAAGAATTTTTGATATTGAGAAAATACGAAAATCAGAATTGTGTAAAAAGCTTTTTGCAAAATGGTACTCTATTAGTATCGGGACAATCGGATAA
- a CDS encoding RNA polymerase sigma factor, with protein MKEPINSEELNKELRIVFHYLLKKGISHTDAQDAVQETAYKYLKYYHSIRSAKVRSWLMRVSLNYYYDQCRKNKKYIFNVEERLNKEEGGELPESILLDKEGSEEFYHLLSRLKPLFSELLILKYVFEFSYKEISELLGINVSSVKTNLFRARKKLMSIYEKGGLE; from the coding sequence ATGAAAGAGCCAATCAATAGCGAGGAGTTAAACAAGGAGCTTCGCATAGTATTTCACTATTTGTTGAAAAAAGGAATATCTCATACAGATGCTCAGGATGCAGTTCAAGAAACTGCCTATAAATATCTTAAATATTATCATTCTATTCGGTCTGCAAAAGTAAGAAGTTGGTTGATGAGAGTTTCGTTAAATTATTACTATGATCAATGTAGAAAAAATAAAAAATACATATTCAATGTGGAAGAAAGATTAAATAAGGAAGAAGGTGGTGAACTACCTGAAAGCATACTCCTGGACAAAGAAGGTTCGGAGGAGTTCTATCATCTGCTTTCCAGGCTGAAACCGCTTTTTTCAGAACTTCTTATTTTAAAATATGTGTTTGAATTTTCTTATAAGGAGATTTCGGAGCTACTAGGAATAAACGTAAGCTCAGTCAAAACCAATTTATTCCGAGCTAGGAAAAAGCTAATGAGCATTTATGAGAAAGGAGGACTAGAATGA
- a CDS encoding methyl-accepting chemotaxis protein: protein MKKKIRISSISTKLMLLITIIIIVTVGIIGTTSYFVAKNQLLESGKRNLQSVVNGAYSAIEMINTRVENGEITLEEGKEEARTLLNGPLNKDGEYDYQQTRFTYKDKGYVLAYDEDLVLQLHPSKVGGAPADEQNRSNRERIVAGGKSENVADRYVVYSDEQSDGSFRDKIAYTEYYEPWGWTIGIAVFQDEFYEGLHLLAYIIFGSTVGLIILSTLVFYLAIRKRINMLKDVAEASTQIADGHVKVTNLPESNDEIGQLAFAFNKMSGELRTLIEKVKNTSEHLLDSATDLSAISEETSASSDEVGGAITEIARGTQEQANDLEEINRRVELLTSSIKTMENHSKSMHDITTNAEEISNEGIEVVQQLQKSNADSLTASQEISDEIKNLNSKTKQITQVMETIESIAEETNLLALNASIEAARAGEYGKGFSVVADEIRKLAEQSKDATHQVQEVVSTIVSETTKTVETVEGTMKTAERLNDDVILTQSKFNQMSSSIKQIADALLAVNNEMDAMTTYNKQMSEGVENASSVSEETAASVQEITSSH, encoded by the coding sequence ATGAAGAAAAAGATACGAATATCAAGCATCTCTACAAAACTTATGCTCTTGATTACAATAATTATTATTGTGACAGTGGGGATTATTGGTACCACTAGTTATTTTGTTGCCAAAAATCAACTTTTAGAGTCTGGTAAAAGGAATCTACAAAGTGTCGTAAATGGAGCGTATTCTGCAATTGAAATGATTAATACGCGAGTCGAGAACGGTGAAATAACACTAGAGGAAGGAAAAGAGGAAGCAAGAACCCTTCTTAACGGACCTTTAAACAAAGATGGGGAGTACGACTATCAACAGACACGTTTTACATATAAAGATAAAGGATACGTTTTAGCATATGACGAGGATTTAGTGTTACAACTCCATCCTTCTAAAGTAGGCGGAGCCCCTGCAGACGAACAAAATAGAAGTAATCGTGAACGAATTGTTGCAGGTGGTAAGTCAGAAAACGTAGCAGATCGTTATGTTGTCTATTCTGATGAACAATCAGATGGATCCTTTAGAGATAAAATAGCCTATACAGAATATTACGAGCCTTGGGGTTGGACAATTGGTATTGCGGTATTTCAAGATGAATTTTACGAAGGTCTACACCTTTTAGCATATATTATCTTTGGTTCAACTGTTGGACTTATTATACTAAGTACACTTGTCTTTTACTTAGCTATCCGCAAGAGGATTAACATGTTAAAAGATGTTGCGGAAGCGTCCACCCAAATAGCAGATGGTCATGTAAAGGTAACAAATCTACCAGAATCAAACGATGAAATCGGACAATTAGCCTTTGCTTTCAATAAAATGTCAGGTGAGTTACGTACGCTAATCGAAAAAGTTAAGAACACTAGTGAACATTTACTAGATTCAGCAACTGATTTATCTGCTATTTCAGAAGAAACTTCAGCTAGTAGTGATGAGGTTGGTGGAGCAATAACCGAAATCGCTAGGGGAACACAGGAACAAGCGAATGATTTGGAAGAGATAAACAGAAGAGTTGAGCTATTAACCAGTTCTATTAAAACAATGGAAAACCATAGTAAATCCATGCATGACATTACTACGAACGCAGAGGAGATTTCTAACGAGGGAATTGAAGTAGTTCAACAATTACAGAAATCGAATGCTGATTCGTTGACTGCCTCGCAAGAAATTAGTGATGAAATTAAAAACCTAAATAGTAAAACGAAGCAAATTACTCAAGTGATGGAAACGATTGAAAGCATTGCTGAAGAGACAAACCTGTTAGCTCTAAATGCCAGTATTGAGGCTGCAAGAGCAGGTGAGTACGGGAAAGGTTTCTCTGTTGTTGCAGATGAGATAAGAAAATTAGCCGAACAATCGAAGGATGCGACACACCAAGTACAAGAAGTTGTTTCCACTATCGTTTCGGAGACAACGAAAACAGTAGAAACAGTGGAAGGAACCATGAAAACGGCGGAAAGATTAAATGATGATGTTATTCTAACACAAAGTAAATTCAACCAAATGTCTTCTTCTATTAAGCAAATTGCAGATGCGTTACTAGCTGTAAATAATGAAATGGATGCGATGACAACCTACAATAAACAGATGAGCGAAGGCGTTGAAAATGCCTCCAGTGTATCTGAAGAGACAGCGGCATCCGTACAAGAAATTACCTCATCCCATTGA
- a CDS encoding lipid II flippase Amj family protein, translating into MIAVFILIIHSIETLAYSVRLSGARVKLLASALSLFNVMVMVSRLANMMQQPFTGSLIDNAPKENALEFVEVQYRVLIGSATLGTIIGLLLLPTFIAVFSRSIIHLAEERGSIPALLKKGFTIAYLKRAKKHIHLPRFSYIKGMSWRDIPIKLFCINMIITAVYTIGVLSALYAALLTPERATTAVMASGLINGIATILLLIVFIDPKISILADDVINQKGSYVSLKNASIMMVTSRLLGTLLAQLLFIPGAKYIAWFTQFIV; encoded by the coding sequence ATGATTGCAGTATTTATCTTAATCATCCATTCCATCGAAACGTTAGCTTATTCTGTACGCCTATCAGGAGCAAGAGTGAAGCTATTGGCCTCAGCTCTATCGTTATTCAATGTAATGGTGATGGTTTCTAGACTAGCAAATATGATGCAGCAGCCTTTTACAGGAAGTTTAATTGATAATGCACCGAAAGAAAATGCTCTCGAATTCGTTGAAGTTCAATATCGAGTATTAATTGGTTCCGCAACCTTAGGAACAATCATCGGTTTACTTTTATTACCGACCTTTATTGCCGTTTTTTCAAGATCGATTATTCATTTGGCAGAGGAACGGGGTTCCATTCCAGCTTTATTGAAAAAAGGATTTACCATCGCTTACTTAAAGCGTGCTAAAAAACATATACATTTACCCAGATTTAGTTATATTAAAGGGATGAGCTGGCGCGACATACCGATAAAATTGTTTTGCATAAATATGATAATCACAGCTGTTTACACAATAGGTGTGCTTTCTGCATTGTATGCAGCATTGTTAACGCCAGAAAGAGCCACAACAGCCGTAATGGCCTCAGGTTTAATCAACGGGATTGCCACAATTTTATTATTAATCGTCTTTATTGATCCTAAAATATCGATTCTCGCAGACGATGTCATTAATCAAAAAGGAAGCTATGTGAGCTTGAAAAATGCTTCTATTATGATGGTAACATCGAGGCTATTAGGAACCCTTTTGGCACAATTATTATTTATTCCTGGTGCAAAATATATTGCTTGGTTTACTCAGTTCATTGTGTAG
- a CDS encoding DUF3888 domain-containing protein, giving the protein MKRMIVVFVVMFSLVSHYTFAYSKTINEADTELCDTLQYALINSLRNPIDKAINEIYKEDDDAPELLSWASYQTEIVKIKQSNGVGGIYEITLKVMPYYGAHNTYGEDIIVVNSAGKLIDYEHLKTYPRIDYN; this is encoded by the coding sequence ATGAAAAGAATGATTGTAGTGTTTGTAGTTATGTTTTCGCTTGTTAGTCACTATACCTTTGCTTATTCAAAAACGATAAACGAAGCGGATACGGAATTGTGTGACACGCTACAATATGCCCTTATTAATAGTCTTAGGAATCCAATAGATAAAGCCATAAATGAAATTTATAAAGAGGATGATGATGCACCAGAGCTGCTGTCATGGGCTTCTTATCAAACAGAAATAGTGAAAATAAAACAGTCTAATGGTGTAGGTGGCATCTATGAAATCACACTCAAAGTGATGCCGTACTACGGTGCGCATAATACGTACGGAGAAGATATTATTGTAGTGAATTCGGCCGGAAAGCTAATAGATTATGAACATCTAAAAACATATCCAAGAATTGATTATAACTAA
- a CDS encoding GNAT family N-acetyltransferase has translation MTIALSKCRLEDSHKLQEISIETFHETFTNQNSPENMRAYIEKAFHLSQLNLELTNPASKFFFVYYNHDVAGYLKVNVDGAQSEDMGAESFEIERIYIKKKFQKLGLGKFLLNKALEMAKEYGKEKVWLGVWEKNENAIAFYKKMGFVQTGAHSFHMGDEEQTDFIMTKPLK, from the coding sequence ATGACTATAGCTCTAAGCAAATGTAGATTGGAAGATTCTCATAAGCTTCAAGAAATTAGTATAGAAACATTTCATGAGACATTTACAAATCAAAATTCACCTGAAAATATGAGAGCATATATTGAAAAAGCATTTCATCTAAGTCAGTTGAATTTGGAACTAACCAACCCAGCCTCTAAATTCTTTTTTGTTTATTACAATCATGACGTTGCTGGATATTTAAAAGTAAATGTCGATGGTGCTCAGTCGGAAGATATGGGAGCTGAGTCGTTTGAGATAGAAAGGATTTATATCAAGAAAAAATTCCAAAAGCTTGGATTAGGAAAATTTCTACTAAATAAGGCACTTGAAATGGCAAAGGAATATGGAAAGGAAAAAGTTTGGCTAGGTGTCTGGGAAAAGAACGAGAATGCGATTGCATTTTATAAGAAGATGGGATTTGTTCAGACCGGAGCACACTCATTCCATATGGGAGATGAGGAACAAACGGACTTCATAATGACCAAACCATTGAAGTGA
- a CDS encoding MarR family winged helix-turn-helix transcriptional regulator, with amino-acid sequence MKEILREIGMIARALDSISNIEFKEYALTKGQYLYIVRICENPGIIQEKLAEMIKVDRTTTARAIKKLEINGFIEKKEDEHNKKIKKIFPTEKGKEVYPLIIRENDYSNNIALEGFSEKEVETISNLLKKVRMNIEKDWEWVKKGYKRNY; translated from the coding sequence ATGAAGGAAATTTTACGTGAAATTGGGATGATTGCTAGAGCCTTAGATTCTATAAGTAATATAGAATTTAAAGAATATGCTCTTACTAAGGGACAGTATTTGTATATTGTAAGGATTTGCGAGAACCCAGGAATTATCCAAGAAAAGTTGGCAGAAATGATTAAAGTAGATCGTACAACAACCGCCCGTGCTATAAAAAAACTTGAAATCAATGGCTTCATTGAAAAGAAAGAGGATGAACATAACAAAAAAATAAAAAAAATATTTCCAACAGAGAAAGGTAAGGAAGTTTACCCACTTATTATTAGAGAAAATGATTATTCCAACAATATTGCACTAGAAGGATTTTCTGAAAAAGAAGTAGAAACCATCTCTAACCTTCTTAAAAAAGTAAGGATGAATATCGAAAAAGACTGGGAATGGGTGAAAAAAGGATACAAAAGAAACTACTGA
- a CDS encoding UbiA prenyltransferase family protein, translating into MRGSSFVAHMKAGWILLRMVAVVASSFTTIISTVLPLYLYYSIPANTLYSILGLLLFAAFIVHGLLTHLLNDWADHRSGTDLHSPGILSGGSGVIQSGLLDEESLWQLGKQLLTILSTRSSWISFIRF; encoded by the coding sequence ATGAGGGGTAGTTCGTTTGTTGCGCATATGAAGGCTGGTTGGATTTTGTTGAGGATGGTTGCGGTTGTGGCATCTAGCTTCACGACTATTATTTCTACTGTTTTACCGTTGTATTTGTATTATTCGATCCCTGCTAATACGTTATATTCGATTTTAGGGCTGCTGCTGTTCGCTGCTTTTATTGTTCATGGATTGCTTACTCATTTATTAAATGATTGGGCAGATCATAGGTCTGGAACGGATTTACATAGTCCTGGTATCTTATCAGGTGGGAGTGGAGTGATTCAATCAGGTCTTTTAGATGAGGAGTCATTATGGCAACTCGGAAAGCAGTTACTTACCATTCTTAGTACTAGGAGTAGTTGGATTTCTTTTATTAGGTTTTGA
- a CDS encoding UbiA prenyltransferase family protein, giving the protein MRSHYGNSESSYLPFLVLGVVGFLLLGFEKLAVLLLIGLWGAVSYSLPPFQFSYRPFTGEWISTFPSVFALGIAGAWLALDSIPEWVIQNALINALFCIAWIMVHHIPDRYADQQATPVKKTSVVWFMQKFGPKYSRLPAIISFGITALCSIWLGIDRLWAMIGVFFFVGISILLVVMMNVEDDEQVSAHEKVILLMAMINGIWLGVFI; this is encoded by the coding sequence ATGAGGAGTCATTATGGCAACTCGGAAAGCAGTTACTTACCATTCTTAGTACTAGGAGTAGTTGGATTTCTTTTATTAGGTTTTGAAAAGCTTGCTGTGCTTCTATTGATTGGATTATGGGGAGCGGTCTCTTATTCCTTGCCACCCTTCCAATTTAGTTATCGACCTTTTACCGGCGAATGGATATCCACCTTTCCTTCTGTATTCGCACTGGGAATAGCTGGAGCATGGTTAGCTTTAGATTCTATACCGGAGTGGGTAATTCAAAATGCACTCATAAACGCTTTATTCTGCATTGCTTGGATTATGGTTCATCATATACCAGATCGGTACGCAGACCAGCAAGCTACCCCCGTTAAAAAGACAAGTGTCGTTTGGTTTATGCAAAAATTCGGTCCAAAATACTCCCGTCTACCTGCTATAATTTCTTTTGGAATAACGGCTTTATGTTCGATTTGGTTAGGAATAGACCGCTTATGGGCCATGATAGGTGTATTCTTTTTTGTAGGGATTTCTATACTTTTAGTGGTGATGATGAATGTAGAGGACGATGAGCAAGTTTCTGCTCATGAAAAAGTGATTTTGTTAATGGCAATGATTAATGGGATTTGGTTAGGAGTTTTTATATGA
- a CDS encoding aldo/keto reductase, with product MEYVKLGNTGLDVSRLCLGTMGFGAPERFHHKWVLDEEHSRPIIKKALELGINFFDTANMYSYGANEEIVGRALKDFANRDEVVLATKVYYRMHEGPNGAGLSRKAIMSEIDKSLERLGTDYVDLYIIHRWDYSTPIEETMEALHDVVKSGKARYIGASAMYAWQFLKANHVAEKNGWTKFVSMQNHLNLLYREEEREMLPLCKEEKIAVTPFSPLASGRLTRDWSETTQRSETDQIQKAIYDATADNDREIVERVAELAEKHGVPRVQIALAWLLQKDSVTAPIVGATKLSHLDSAVASLSITLTPEEVLYLEEPYVPHQILGHE from the coding sequence ATGGAGTATGTAAAGCTTGGAAATACCGGTTTAGATGTATCACGGCTTTGCTTAGGAACGATGGGGTTTGGAGCACCAGAGCGGTTTCATCATAAATGGGTGCTAGATGAAGAACATAGTCGTCCCATTATTAAAAAAGCACTAGAGTTAGGGATTAATTTTTTTGATACAGCCAATATGTATTCGTACGGAGCAAATGAAGAAATTGTAGGTCGCGCTTTAAAGGATTTTGCAAATCGAGACGAAGTCGTACTCGCAACTAAGGTGTATTATCGAATGCACGAAGGCCCAAATGGTGCTGGGCTTTCTCGAAAGGCCATTATGAGCGAAATTGATAAAAGTCTGGAACGACTAGGAACGGATTATGTGGACCTTTATATTATTCATCGTTGGGATTATAGCACTCCAATTGAAGAAACAATGGAAGCTTTACATGATGTAGTAAAATCCGGAAAAGCAAGATACATTGGTGCTTCTGCGATGTATGCATGGCAATTTCTAAAGGCAAATCATGTTGCGGAGAAAAACGGCTGGACAAAATTCGTATCCATGCAGAACCATCTAAACCTTTTATATCGGGAGGAAGAGAGGGAGATGCTTCCACTGTGTAAGGAAGAAAAAATTGCCGTTACACCATTTAGTCCCCTTGCATCGGGAAGATTAACACGTGATTGGTCAGAAACCACGCAGCGATCAGAAACGGATCAGATTCAAAAAGCCATCTATGATGCTACGGCAGATAATGATCGAGAAATCGTAGAACGTGTAGCTGAACTGGCAGAGAAGCATGGTGTTCCACGTGTTCAAATTGCACTTGCTTGGTTGCTACAGAAAGATTCTGTTACCGCTCCTATCGTTGGGGCAACGAAACTATCTCATCTTGATAGTGCAGTAGCTTCTCTTTCCATAACCTTAACACCGGAAGAGGTATTGTATTTAGAAGAGCCGTATGTTCCTCACCAAATACTTGGTCATGAATAA
- the thiC gene encoding phosphomethylpyrimidine synthase ThiC translates to MPASSLNEQNISIMSSFSGSKKVYVEGSTPDIKVPMREIELSPTTGTFGEEENLPVRVYDTSGPYTDSNYSVDIAKGLPALRSRWIQQREDVEEYEGRALKPEDNGFKDENDPRTNHKVFPGLSRKPLRAKEGQNVTQLHYAKKGIITPEMEFIAIRENVTPEFVRDEVARGRAIIPSNINHPETEPMIIGRNFHVKINANIGNSAVSSSIEEEVEKMTWATRWGADTIMDLSTGKNIHTTREWIIRNAAVPVGTVPIYQALEKVNGVAEHLTWDIYRDTLIEQAEQGVDYFTIHAGVLLRYVPLTAKRLTGIVSRGGSIMAQWCLYHHKESFLYTHFEEICEIMKTYDVAFSLGDGLRPGSIADANDEAQFAELETLGELTKIAWEHDVQVMVEGPGHVPMHLIKENMDKQLEVCQEAPFYTLGPLTTDIAPGYDHITSAIGAAMIGWYGTAMLCYVTPKEHLGLPNRDDVREGVITYKIAAHAADLAKGHPGAHKRDDALSKARFEFRWRDQFNLSLDPERALEYHDETLPAEGAKTAHFCSMCGPKFCSMRISQDIRNYAKENKLDTKEAIEKGMKEKANEFKESGSKLYQ, encoded by the coding sequence ATGCCAGCATCCTCATTAAATGAACAAAACATTTCCATTATGTCTAGCTTTTCAGGTAGTAAAAAAGTATATGTGGAAGGCTCCACACCAGACATTAAAGTACCAATGCGTGAAATTGAATTGAGTCCGACTACAGGTACGTTTGGCGAAGAAGAGAATTTACCAGTTCGTGTTTATGATACTAGCGGTCCTTACACAGATAGTAATTATTCAGTCGATATTGCAAAAGGACTTCCAGCTCTTAGAAGTAGATGGATTCAGCAAAGAGAAGATGTAGAGGAATATGAAGGGCGAGCGCTGAAACCGGAAGATAACGGTTTTAAGGATGAGAACGACCCTCGTACAAACCATAAAGTATTTCCCGGCTTAAGCAGAAAACCGTTACGTGCCAAAGAGGGCCAAAATGTGACACAACTCCACTATGCTAAGAAAGGAATCATTACTCCAGAAATGGAGTTTATTGCAATAAGAGAAAATGTGACACCAGAGTTTGTTCGTGATGAGGTAGCACGTGGTCGGGCAATAATTCCTTCTAATATTAATCATCCGGAAACAGAACCGATGATTATTGGCCGCAATTTCCACGTAAAAATTAACGCAAACATCGGGAATTCAGCTGTCTCCTCTTCCATTGAAGAAGAAGTTGAAAAAATGACCTGGGCAACACGATGGGGTGCCGATACTATTATGGATCTCTCAACAGGTAAAAATATTCATACAACACGTGAATGGATTATTCGAAATGCAGCTGTCCCAGTAGGCACTGTTCCTATATATCAAGCTCTTGAAAAAGTAAATGGAGTTGCTGAACATTTAACATGGGATATTTATCGGGATACGTTAATAGAACAAGCTGAGCAGGGTGTGGACTACTTCACCATTCACGCAGGAGTTCTTTTACGGTATGTACCATTAACAGCGAAACGATTAACCGGTATTGTATCCAGAGGTGGATCTATCATGGCTCAATGGTGTCTCTATCACCATAAAGAAAGCTTTCTATATACCCATTTTGAAGAAATATGTGAAATTATGAAAACCTATGATGTTGCATTTTCTCTAGGAGATGGGTTACGTCCTGGATCCATTGCAGATGCAAATGATGAAGCACAGTTTGCAGAATTAGAGACGCTTGGAGAACTAACTAAGATTGCTTGGGAACACGACGTGCAAGTGATGGTAGAAGGCCCCGGTCATGTCCCTATGCACCTAATTAAAGAAAATATGGATAAACAACTTGAGGTGTGCCAAGAAGCACCTTTTTATACACTAGGTCCACTGACCACTGATATAGCTCCCGGTTATGATCACATTACGTCGGCAATTGGGGCTGCCATGATTGGTTGGTACGGTACGGCTATGCTTTGTTATGTTACACCGAAAGAACACTTAGGGTTACCAAACCGAGATGATGTGCGAGAAGGTGTGATTACCTATAAAATTGCCGCCCATGCTGCCGATTTAGCAAAAGGACATCCTGGAGCACACAAAAGAGATGATGCCTTATCAAAAGCCCGCTTCGAATTCCGTTGGCGAGATCAATTTAACTTATCGTTAGATCCGGAGCGTGCATTAGAATATCATGATGAAACACTACCTGCAGAAGGAGCGAAAACAGCACACTTTTGTTCTATGTGTGGACCTAAGTTTTGCAGTATGAGAATATCTCAAGATATACGGAATTATGCTAAAGAGAACAAGCTCGACACAAAAGAAGCGATTGAGAAAGGGATGAAAGAAAAAGCGAACGAATTTAAAGAATCAGGAAGTAAGTTATACCAATAG